A single Desulfuromonadaceae bacterium DNA region contains:
- a CDS encoding ferritin family protein — protein MSGIDQFSGYEVIRAAMEVEKKGRNFYRAMVQRAGGTAAKNVFIQLANDEIQHLKILNTLLEKYQDSFFWEQEPEFFPYLRLFNEEATFPSVDALDEALQAEHPDLAAIDLAVAAERKFASFFTRVTAIAKTTEGAKAFKWLAEEEERHAQLLLERRSFLLRAS, from the coding sequence ATGTCCGGAATTGATCAGTTCAGCGGCTATGAAGTTATTCGCGCCGCAATGGAAGTTGAAAAAAAAGGACGGAATTTTTACCGTGCGATGGTTCAGCGTGCGGGCGGAACGGCGGCAAAAAATGTTTTTATTCAACTGGCCAATGATGAAATTCAGCATCTCAAGATACTGAACACGCTGCTGGAAAAATATCAGGACAGCTTTTTTTGGGAGCAGGAGCCCGAGTTTTTTCCGTATCTGCGTTTGTTTAATGAGGAGGCCACCTTTCCCTCCGTTGACGCACTTGATGAGGCATTGCAAGCGGAACACCCCGACCTTGCGGCTATCGACCTGGCTGTAGCGGCAGAAAGAAAGTTTGCCAGTTTCTTTACCCGCGTCACCGCGATCGCCAAAACGACGGAAGGGGCCAAGGCGTTCAAATGGCTGGCAGAGGAAGAAGAGCGGCATGCGCAGTTGTTGCTGGAACGTCGTTCCTTTCTGCTTCGGGCCTCTTGA